From a region of the Streptomyces caniferus genome:
- the dnaG gene encoding DNA primase, with protein sequence MAGRINDDDVKAVRDAVPIDAVVSEYLQLRNAGGGNLKGLCPFHDEKSPSFHVSPAKGLYHCFGCQEGGDTVDFIMKLDHLSFAETIERLASQAGITLRYEEGGYTPGRQQGERTRLVEAHKAAAQFYVEQLDGPEAEIARKFLAERGFDQAAAQHFGVGYSPAGWDHLTRFLRGRRFSDQELVLSGLSQEGRRGPIDRFRGRLMWPIRDIAGEVVGFGARKLRDDDNGPKYLNTPETPIYRKSHVLYGIDLAKKEIAKTNRAVVVEGYTDVMACHLAGVTTAIATCGTSFGEGHIKILRRLLMDNSGSEVVFTFDGDAAGQKAALRAFEDDQKFAAETSIAITPGGMDPCDLRLAKGDAAVADLVEARTPLFEFALRHVVSRHNLDTTVGRAAALDEAAPIVANIKNSSIQHESAVQLAGMLGILDTQFVVKRVSQLARWARERGRDGGPDQGRQQRRGQPPAAEQARPSPGPRGPALNLRSPAHRVERELLKLALQRPDLVSPAFDAYGADEFTAPPYAVVRQCIEDAGGTTAGAKDSAYVPRVREAAPDDTVRAMVTELTVEPLHTRRDPDEAYAGVQLVAVRLAAVNHRVTEIRGTLQRLGPRADPEHLAAVQNELWVLQQYGQSLRERGYAAL encoded by the coding sequence GTGGCAGGCAGGATCAACGATGACGATGTGAAGGCGGTACGGGACGCGGTCCCGATCGACGCCGTCGTGTCCGAGTATCTCCAGCTCCGCAACGCCGGCGGCGGCAACCTCAAGGGCCTGTGCCCCTTCCACGACGAGAAGTCCCCGTCCTTCCACGTCAGCCCGGCCAAGGGGCTCTACCACTGCTTCGGCTGCCAGGAGGGCGGCGACACCGTCGACTTCATCATGAAGCTCGACCACCTCTCCTTCGCCGAGACCATCGAGCGGCTCGCCTCCCAGGCCGGCATCACCCTGCGCTACGAGGAGGGCGGGTACACCCCCGGCCGCCAGCAGGGCGAGCGCACCCGTCTGGTGGAGGCCCACAAGGCCGCCGCGCAGTTCTACGTCGAGCAGCTGGACGGCCCCGAGGCCGAGATCGCCCGTAAGTTCCTCGCGGAGCGCGGCTTCGACCAGGCCGCCGCCCAGCACTTCGGCGTCGGCTACAGCCCGGCCGGCTGGGACCACCTCACCCGCTTCCTGCGCGGCCGCCGCTTCAGCGACCAGGAGCTGGTGCTCTCCGGCCTCTCCCAGGAGGGCCGCCGCGGCCCCATCGACCGTTTCCGCGGCCGCCTGATGTGGCCGATCCGCGATATCGCCGGCGAGGTCGTCGGCTTCGGCGCCCGCAAGCTCCGCGACGACGACAACGGCCCCAAGTACCTCAACACCCCCGAGACCCCCATCTACCGCAAGTCCCACGTCCTCTACGGCATCGACCTCGCCAAGAAGGAGATCGCCAAGACCAACCGCGCGGTCGTCGTCGAGGGCTACACCGACGTCATGGCCTGCCACCTGGCCGGCGTCACCACCGCCATCGCCACCTGCGGCACGTCCTTCGGCGAGGGCCACATCAAGATCCTCCGCCGCCTGCTGATGGACAACTCCGGCTCCGAGGTCGTCTTCACCTTCGACGGCGACGCCGCGGGCCAGAAGGCCGCCCTGCGCGCCTTCGAGGACGACCAGAAGTTCGCCGCCGAGACCTCCATCGCCATCACCCCCGGCGGGATGGACCCCTGCGACCTGCGGCTCGCCAAGGGCGATGCGGCCGTCGCCGACCTCGTCGAGGCCCGCACCCCGCTCTTCGAGTTCGCGCTGCGCCATGTCGTCTCCCGGCACAACCTCGACACCACCGTCGGCCGCGCCGCCGCCCTCGACGAGGCCGCCCCCATCGTCGCGAACATCAAGAACAGCTCCATCCAGCACGAATCCGCCGTCCAGCTCGCCGGCATGCTCGGCATCCTGGACACCCAGTTCGTCGTCAAGCGCGTCAGCCAGCTCGCCCGCTGGGCCCGTGAGCGCGGCCGTGACGGCGGCCCCGACCAGGGCCGTCAGCAGCGCCGCGGCCAGCCTCCGGCCGCCGAACAGGCCCGCCCCTCGCCCGGCCCGCGCGGCCCGGCGCTCAACCTCCGCAGCCCCGCCCACCGCGTCGAGCGCGAGCTCCTCAAGCTCGCGCTGCAGCGCCCCGACCTGGTCTCCCCGGCCTTCGACGCGTACGGCGCCGACGAGTTCACCGCCCCGCCCTACGCCGTGGTCCGCCAGTGCATCGAGGACGCCGGCGGCACCACGGCCGGCGCCAAGGACAGCGCGTACGTGCCCCGGGTGCGGGAGGCCGCCCCCGACGACACCGTCCGCGCCATGGTCACCGAGCTCACCGTCGAACCGCTGCACACCCGCCGCGACCCCGACGAGGCCTACGCCGGCGTCCAGTTGGTCGCCGTCCGCCTCGCCGCCGTCAACCACCGCGTCACCGAGATCCGCGGCACCCTCCAGCGCCTCGGCCCCCGCGCCGACCCCGAGCACCTCGCCGCCGTACAGAACGAGCTCTGGGTCCTCCAGCAGTACGGCCAGTCGCTGCGCGAACGCGGCTACGCCGCCCTGTAG
- a CDS encoding RNA polymerase sigma factor, whose translation MTYGTDGGPAATVPDLSAASAAITLEVAPVQTQTLADAPPAAEPVTEAEPEAESEAEPAPESLTVPQQADPPAAEMIVEEIIPEPARRPETGSPSSDLFRQYLREIGRIPLLTAAEEVELARRVEAGLFAEEKLTNTPDLSSQLAFDLDKLVVLGRMAKRRLIEANLRLVVSVAKRYVGRGLTMLDLVQEGNLGLIRAVEKFDYARGYKFSTYATWWIRQAMSRALADQARTIRVPVHVVELINRVVRVQRRMLQERGYEPTPEEVAAHLDLTGERVSEVLRLAQEPVSLHAPVGEEEDVALGDLIEDGDAASPVESAAFLLLREHLDAVLSTLGERERKVVQLRYGLADGRPRTLEEIGRIFGVTRERIRQIESKTLNKLRDHAFADQLRGYLD comes from the coding sequence TTGACGTATGGGACGGACGGCGGCCCGGCCGCAACCGTGCCCGACCTTTCTGCCGCCTCAGCAGCGATCACCCTGGAGGTCGCCCCCGTGCAGACCCAGACCCTCGCCGACGCGCCGCCCGCCGCAGAGCCGGTCACGGAAGCGGAACCAGAAGCGGAATCGGAAGCCGAACCGGCTCCGGAGTCGCTCACCGTGCCGCAGCAGGCCGACCCGCCCGCCGCCGAAATGATCGTCGAGGAGATCATCCCGGAGCCGGCGCGGCGCCCCGAGACGGGCAGTCCGTCCTCCGATCTCTTCCGCCAGTACCTCCGCGAGATCGGTCGGATCCCGCTGCTCACCGCAGCCGAGGAGGTCGAGCTCGCCCGCCGCGTCGAGGCCGGGCTCTTCGCCGAGGAGAAACTCACCAACACCCCCGACCTCTCCTCCCAACTCGCCTTCGATCTGGACAAGTTGGTGGTGCTGGGCCGGATGGCCAAGCGCCGCCTGATCGAGGCCAATCTGCGCCTGGTGGTCTCCGTCGCCAAGCGCTACGTCGGCCGCGGCCTGACCATGCTCGACCTCGTCCAGGAGGGGAACCTCGGACTGATCCGGGCCGTCGAGAAGTTCGACTACGCCCGCGGCTACAAGTTCTCCACCTACGCCACCTGGTGGATCCGCCAGGCCATGTCCCGGGCCCTCGCCGACCAGGCCCGGACCATCCGCGTCCCGGTCCACGTCGTCGAACTGATCAACCGCGTCGTCCGGGTCCAGCGCCGGATGCTCCAGGAACGCGGCTACGAACCGACGCCCGAGGAGGTCGCGGCCCATCTCGACCTGACCGGGGAACGCGTCAGCGAGGTGCTGCGGCTGGCCCAGGAGCCGGTCTCGCTGCACGCCCCCGTCGGCGAGGAGGAGGACGTCGCCCTCGGCGACCTCATCGAGGACGGTGACGCGGCCTCACCCGTCGAGTCCGCCGCGTTCCTGCTGCTGCGCGAACACCTCGACGCGGTCCTGTCGACCCTCGGCGAACGCGAACGCAAGGTCGTCCAGCTCCGCTACGGCCTCGCCGACGGCCGCCCCCGCACCCTGGAGGAGATCGGCCGGATCTTCGGCGTCACCCGCGAACGGATACGGCAGATCGAGTCCAAGACCCTCAACAAGCTCCGCGACCACGCCTTCGCGGACCAGCTCCGCGGCTACCTCGACTGA